Proteins encoded by one window of uncultured Draconibacterium sp.:
- a CDS encoding RteC domain-containing protein: MDNKAYEHIILELEKELTLLKSQAHDTFKLIESAIGLCNSRMIEVRKMVLNNGFNCEEDEISFFKYLKPRINSKLIFYIKLFDIEVKRRDASKEIQIRYLEEVLTGLYKYFQENKEFCQYYWRKQEYLDHIYFLREKSSMRIHSDNLLNLVDPDFSTTYDQTLAKIIAYERLVKYVENEIIKLKNNQGSIPNEELDNFRTNAHWSDTNTALVELVYALDSLKAVNNGHIEIKELIRIFETMFNVKLGDYYRIFKEIQKRKKDRTKFLNSLVEALNKRMYDLDE, translated from the coding sequence ATGGACAACAAGGCTTATGAACACATAATATTAGAACTAGAGAAAGAGCTCACGCTTTTAAAAAGTCAGGCTCATGATACTTTCAAACTCATTGAATCAGCTATTGGACTTTGTAATTCAAGAATGATTGAAGTTCGGAAAATGGTTCTTAACAATGGATTTAATTGTGAAGAAGATGAAATATCCTTCTTTAAATATCTAAAGCCCAGAATAAACAGTAAGTTGATATTCTATATAAAGCTGTTTGATATCGAGGTAAAACGAAGAGATGCCAGCAAAGAGATTCAAATTCGTTACCTGGAGGAGGTTTTGACTGGTTTGTATAAATATTTTCAGGAAAATAAGGAATTTTGCCAGTACTACTGGAGGAAACAAGAGTATTTGGATCATATCTATTTCCTTCGGGAAAAATCCAGTATGAGGATTCATTCCGATAATTTATTAAACCTGGTTGATCCTGATTTTTCAACAACTTATGACCAGACACTTGCTAAGATTATAGCCTACGAGAGACTTGTAAAATATGTTGAAAATGAAATCATCAAACTTAAAAACAACCAGGGAAGTATTCCGAATGAAGAACTGGACAACTTTCGTACAAATGCACACTGGAGCGATACAAATACTGCTTTGGTGGAACTGGTTTATGCCCTTGATAGCCTAAAAGCAGTTAATAATGGGCACATTGAAATAAAGGAGCTGATAAGAATATTTGAAACGATGTTCAACGTTAAACTGGGAGATTATTATCGGATATTCAAAGAGATACAAAAACGAAAGAAGGACAGAACAAAATTTTTGAATAGTCTGGTGGAAGCACTAAATAAAAGAATGTATGATTTGGATGAGTAG